The genomic region CTGTGGTCTCTTCCCAGGACCTTTCAGGAAATGGTGAAGACTACACTGAGCTAATTGTACTCGGTAAGTTACCTCTGTAGGCGTATGTGGTCACCTTCTGACACATgaatttgcttcttttttttctctgtttcccctTTCTTCACGTTCTTCCTTCCATTCACACATCAAACTGCACATAAGGTTTGCAAATAATTAAGAGGAAATGTTTCAAATAAACTTGGTCAGACAGATTTTGCAAGTGGCTGATGAACTAGTGTGTGGGCAGTTGTTCAGTCAACAGAGAGGATACTTGCCACCATCCCGGTTCTGAATAAGCTTTGGAGGCATTCGTTGTAGGCAGTAAAATTAGGCCGATACCACTTTAAAGTAATTGTGGCTTTATCTTTCTTTCACAGAGAGAAAGTCAAATACTACTGACCTCCTGCCTGGCATTGACTTACTGGTTATGGAAGGTAGTACAAGCCCCTTGATTGTGGCTCTGTCTTGTTTTAGTCCCATAGAGGAGGTGTATGAATGAACTTTAGTTATGAATGAGATGAGATTAGCAAACATTTCTTACCCAAAACCTTCGCTGCATTGCTTGAGGTCTCCcaggttgtgtgtttttgtatttttacttcgCTGAACAATTTTGTCCTTAGACACACAGTAAATTTTATGGCCAAGATCAAACTCAAAGAGCACAATTACAGACAAAGAAACTATGGCATCTTGAGATCAGGCCCCTGTATTTAAGATACAAACATCCTGTTGTGGTTgtaaatgtgagaaaataatgatTAATTCATGCAAACCCAACTGTTGTGCTTGTGTTATACCTCACTTACATCCTCAACTTTCTCTACTTTACACTCCCTCCTTATCTGCCTCCACTTCTTTCTTTATTATGGCTCTGCTCCCATGTGTGACTTTCTGTAGCTGCCTGGTTGCAACAAAAGGGCATTTAGCACATATTTCCTTATCAGTATACACagacaaataatgtttttacactGTTCTCTGCTCATGGAGTTTCCATTATAGTTGATTCATTTGAACGAACAGTATCGCCCTTCCCATTGCTGTGTTTATCTCTTTGCTGAGTGCATGTGCTGCCTGAACTGACTTGCAGAGGCAAATCATGCCCTGGGTACAAGGTCAAACCAGCTTTACCGGTTTgataaaaccttttaaaaaaatatccaAGCTACCACTGTAGCCAACTTGTTTTGTTGATCTGAAAACTCAGTAATCAACATGAGAGTTACCCAATGATTTACCAAGattatttacatttagaaaCAAAAAGCAGCATCGCTTATGGTTAGAGGTGCCCTTGGGTGTGTCAAGCAACAAACTGCTACTTTCTGTTCTCCACAGATGTTTTGACATTTCACTCCCTAGTCCCTAGTGTTTTTTTCAACTAAAACAGTTGACAACAgaactgtgaaaacaaattacTTGATATAACTGTATCTAATGCACCCTCTGCTGGCCCACACAGACTGGCTTCTGGTTGTTTTGGTGACTTTGGGCTTCCTGTTGCTGCTGATCCTGATTGGGATCTGCTGGTGCCAGTGTTGTCCACATACCTGCTGCTGCTATGTCAGATGCCCCTGCTGCCCCAACCGCTGCTGCTGCCCACAAGCATGTAAGTATCAAATGGAAGTAAATTAAATTGCACTCGTAGTCCTTCTTTTATTGTATATAGCCTATGTCTGGTTATTGAACTTAAAGTTACATAGGCTTAAGCTTGCTACACTGAAATGTGTCTTTCCCCGCCCTCGCTGCTGCATAGCAGAGGGACGTTTGCCCTGCCTGCATGAGCCACTCTGCTCTGCGCTGTTCtccagtttgtttatttatttattctgaacATGTCGAGTGTCCAAATTGCACCAAACGCGACACTGCACTCCGTTGCAGCAACATACCCACCACGTGTGAGGTCGCTGGAAGAACTGTTCTTGACATAATTgaaatacaaacagacagacacacttcCTGCCTTTTATTAGAGAGATGAAAAATAGTTTAGTTGAAAAACATGTCcaagaaagggaaagaaaaatcATAACACACATTCTTACCTTGCGAAATACTAATCCAATCTCCAAAGGCTTTCAATGGTGCATGTCACACTGTGTTGATCATGTGTTGACTATGGCGGTCTCattacatttaacaaaaaaaacaatcggAACTACAAAAAATGCCTTAAAAGTGTTGTTTTCACGGAACTACAAGGCCGGTGttaaacaatgtcaaactataccCAGTTGTAAATCTTACTGCAGTTATTCATATCATGTAGTGTACTTAATTTTTGTGGGGGTGCAAAGTAAACATAAATGGAAACACCCTGTCTGAATTTACCTACATCTCATGGTTTACTTCAGCTCTGGATTGTTCATGCAAATCTGCCTCACAAATTGGGTTCAGCTTATTTATTCATTGTAGACCATAGTCTACAGTAGACCTAACCACAAGTTAGAGAAAGCATAATTTGAGTCATTATCACCAAAAGAACGATTACACTCTATGAAACAATCATTAATTTTCAAAGCAATAGTTGTCTATTTTGGGAAATACCTTTCTCTGCGTTCTTGCAGAAAGTTGGAAACCACTcccatgtctgtacagtaaatgtgaaACTACCACCAGCAGCCAATTGGCgtaacttagcataaagacaaggaagcagggggaaacggCTGGCAACAGCACCTCCAAAGCATACcaacaaattatattttgtttgtttcatttgtaccaaaagttgtgttttttttctaactTTTTTCATAACTAGCTGTTATGTGTAGACATGGGAGTGGTATCAGTATTCTCTTCCAGCTCTCAGcaagaaataaacaattaagCCAAATCtttgaactatttctttaagtTTACCGTTAAAATTTTAATGGTCTTCAGCAGTTGTTGTTGCAACCAAAGCCAAATGAGGTGTTTTTCTGTTCCACACAATCATAATTTTGCTATCATGTTTTCATTACACTTGTAACCAACTGTCTTTCAATATTTTTCAGTGTACGAGGCAGGGAAAGCAGTGAAGAAAGGTTTGCCCAGTCAGTATGCTCCCACCCTCTATGCTCCCAGTATGTATGCTCAGCCAGCATACAGTGGCCAGCTAATGGGCCAACCTGGTATACCTATGCTTCCTCAACCCAACGGAGTTGGGTATCCACCTCCCCATAATGGTTACATTCGTGAATATGATGGCACCAGCTCACGTGAGAGACTTGCATTAAAACCACCCTATTGTTATTTCCAACATGTTTTGAGAGGCAGCTGCTGAGTCATTTCTGTAGCAGTTGTTGACTTCAGGTGGCAGTTAACTGAGAATATGAGTTTCATTATGAGCTCATATCATTTCCTAGCTAATTTGTTTTGAACTTTGTTGAATCTTTTTTGAAATATGCTTTGTTATGTCTATGCAGTTGGGCAGGGATCCCAGGTGCCTCTGCTGCATGACCAAGACGCTGGAGGGGACCACAGTGAGTAAATTGGAGGGCGGGGGGACAAACACTTACAGGGTTTTTCCAGGCTCAAAGAGAATCGTAGGTGGTATGATCCTATACATGTACACGTGTAGCTTGCCTTTAAATGGCTCAAGCAATGTAATTTAAGAGTTCTAATAATTACCTGATTGTAGGAAATTTTCACATGAATgcatattttattgaaaaatgaaatcaaatacAACATGAAAGCTAATGTGTTCATTTATACAGTTAACAAACAGCAAGatgttcaaatcaaatcaaaagtaACATAAgctcttgttttcatttatagtACAGGGTCCTCTTGAAGAGTAGCTGATGTGAATACCTGGATATTAAATGTTCTCTCCAGTGGTCCCAGTAATATTTGCGAAAACCATCAAATATTAATCAACGGaattacaaaacattatttacacaTGTTGCTctcctgtttttgaagcatttgaAAGTagtaaaaaaagattttatttttaaataatatccTCTCACACTTTTACAAGATAGCTTATCACCTTTGATTTAATGTATTGTGCAGATCTGTTTGAAGTTTTGTATTTGAtaaagtggggaaaaaagttgatttaaaaccttacatttcaaaaaagtaaacagacacacactggcTTTGTAGTCGCGAACAAAAGTAACGGAGGCGGCGTAATCTCGTAATTCTCTATGCGGGAAAAACCCTGACTTAATTGGAATGGCCGCCTTTATATTTCCTGTGTTGTAGCTGCAACACAAGACAAGCCCATTTACAGAAATAATTGAAAAGTATGTTTCCAATGTGGTTTCTCATTAGTAAAATTCTTAAATGAGTTTCACTCAATTAAATAGCTTTTTTGCAGTGTGATATTCCACTTAgtctatttatatttttgatttctttttattgacCTATGTTGCCCCCCagttaaacttttatttatatcataTTAATAATTTAAGGTGATCAACAATAATAGTTTTGATCAAGGAACTTTGGTATTTGGATCAAGTAGCTAATGGAAAATGAAGTGTATCAGATTTAATAGctacagctgttttcagtgtgtgGGATATATTTAGCTAAATATAATACCCCTCATCTTTTCACCAGCTCGCAGTGGGTATCGTATCCAGGTGGACCCTGATGGGAACGCTACACGTGCTATTTACTATATGGAGAAGGAACTTTCTAAATTGGACCCATCTAGACCTGCTAACTTCAACCGCTGTGAGTGACTCTGCTATTCTGGACACAGTTACATGCCAACTGTGCCCCAGACTACTGTGGgagaaaataaatcaacttcTTGTAAAAGTTATCAAGATTTGCCTTCTAACTACTGCCTGTGTTTAGATTAATTTTATTCAATTCTATTTTATGAAGTGAGGGATGACTTCAAGGGGTATATGAAGGTACATCATAAAACTCAGGGCATTGaacatgatgaaaaaaaaaaacatactcagcatttttaaatacaaatgttacagCATCAAACAGCGAAAACGATATGTAGAACAATTAGGAAATGAAACACTTGCTATATAGCAAAAATAGCAACATCAACATAATAGTTAGTTAACTATTGTTATGGATTACAAGAGGCAACACCCTTAAAGATCACTGTGGTTAAACAATAATAGGATATGATTTTAGGATTCCTTTAAATCAAGCCCTTTTTAAAGTCTGTCACAACATAACAAATGGTTAATATTCCTGCCGATTAAGACCTGCTAGATTAACAGACATTACAGccactgaatgaatgaataggGCACAAACATTAAAGTATGTGTGCTTACTGTGGACGTGTGGCATCAATTAACTCCTATAGCATTCTTGACTGCAAACAGCCACAGTCAGTGTGTTTGATTTCACTTTACTGACCGTGTCAGGCTGAACTTGAATTATAACTAtaatattttcttattctttCTGTTACAAAGCTGAATAAAATGAAGGTGGGAATGATTTTGATTGTTTTCCAAATCTGACACGTTGGACATATTCGCTATTAGTAACCGTTAAGCAGTACGTAATGTTATGTGTACAACAAACGGTGAACTCTTTTCGCTTTTACACAAATGGATAGTCAATTCATCTATAGCCAGGTTTCAGTTTTGATTGTTTCCAACACTGGCCTGAAGTGGCTGATGACGATTGTTACAAGCTTAAACTGTAAATTATTGCCAATAGCTTTTAGTTGTTAGGTGACCAATATTGTTAGCAATGTGCAAATGCAAATTGCAACATTCAACAAAAAAATTGCACATGAAAAGTGAATATATAGtattgtattaaaaaaaggaaTCATTTCTTGTATAAATTTATAATTTGTGATTTGGGTAATTTTGGTAAAATCCTTCAGTGATCAGTGTCATTCTCTTATGAGCTCCATTATTCTTTAGTCTATTGTGGTTTACATTTTTCCCaattactatttaaaatgcagAAGTTTGCCGTTGGAAGTTTCTGTTTTCAATTCAGGAGTTCTGACTTTTTACCCATATTCACTTTATGGAGAATCTTTGCATTCCATTCAACTCTCCAGTGTTACCATGGGGAGGCGTTAAGCTTTTGTTTTGGCTTTATCCTGCTAAATGTCCATGTCTTTTACAGACCACAACCTGTAATTTCCTGATGGATAGAATGAGGAGTTAAATTAGACAGGAGcaaagtaaatatatatttccTAAACTCCCCATGTAGAAGGCCTATTAATCCCGTCTGAATGGggcattttatttctttggGTTTTACTTACCATctcttcttctttatttttcctTCCTCAGTGGATAACATGACTGAAGTCAGTTCCCTGCATGAGAGCTTCGATACTCGAGGCCGCGGAGTTCGTTCCCAGCCGCCAGCTCTGGCCACAGTCTATGACCGCGATGAAGCCATGAGCACCATCAGCAGTGTTTCCCAGCAAGGCCACCGCCATGATGACTACCCGCCACGTGGTGGAGGGTACATGGGGGATCGCGTACGTGCCCGCTCCATGGATGACCTTGACGACATCGGACGGCGCATTGGCCGTGATAACTACCCGCCACACCGTCGCCCAGATGAACCCAGAGGCAGGAGAGGGTGAGTCCTGTATCCTGCGCTTGTTGTCTAGCTCGGTGCACTAAGCTTTCAAGTTTCGAAGACTGTCCACATTTCacaactgaaaaagaaaactactaaaactgCTACTTTATGTATGTGTCTTTTTTCTCATCAAGCAGACTGatctttaacaaaacaaaattttaagttttaatttaatttacgcTACGCCTATACATGCACACTTGATGCCCCCTACcttgagggttagggttacaactCTGGATTTATTCAcctactttaaaaacatttattaaaaaacattaaaatggcatgatcctcgtttcgctgcgaagcttcgactatGAGATTAACAGTCGAATCAAGCTCCGCCCATCtaagcattgaatcttcgactattcggggtcagccctagtaaGTATAATCAAAATCTTGACTTGGTCATATTCCGCTTTTGTGCCTAAAGTGGCAACAACCTACACTTCAGTAACAATGCTATGATGCTTCTTTTTGTTTCACCAACTGGATGAGCCAGTGGTGCTGGCAATAGCTGATATTGGGCAAAATGTAATACTACAGTTTTTTAATAGAATGGAAAAAGGTTTGCTTCTCTAAAGCGGACTGAGATCAATAATTGAAAGATATTTCCTAACCCTGGACGCCGCGTTACGGCTGTGCCACGGCTGCCGTAGCTAATCGCTGCCAttgtagtcaatgcttgtgctcacactagAAACGCTGCAGTGCGTCCCAGAAGAgtcccagaagcggctctcTGCTCCGCTGCACGGAGAATAGGCAGctggtctatttttgacggaagacGCGTTAAGCAGCATAGAGCAGATGagccgggcaggaagtcagacacagaaatgaCAAAGAGAATCCGTTCAATTATCATAATAAAATACCTTGTACAGACAATTAAAACAGACcagaaaagaaacaatttaactataTAGCCTTCTTAACCAGACCTGCAGGAATTGGGGGGGAAACTGTTCAGAGTGTGATCGGTTGTAGAAGCACACAAGATGACAAATATACAACAATATATGCAATCACAATAATAACAAGTCAACAACGTGGGGCGGGCttaacgctccgctgctgaaacacttctgaaaCGCTTCCtgtgtgagttgacgccgggCTGAGGACGGgtcaaaaccgtggcgcagtCGTAAAGCAGCGCACACGCCGCCTGAGTGTAAAAAGGATGTTTTTAAAACTGTGAAATTGAAATTTGTTTCTAcctcaaaaatccagtatcaGCTGGGCTAACCTCTCTAATCATATATGTACAGTAGATGCACCTTAACTTACAGTTTATTCATTGCATGTTACTTGGAACATTGGAAACTACTAGTAGTAAGTATGAAATTATAAGTATAAATTTCATTTGTATGCAtctagatagacagatagatagatagataaagagaCATATGCagtatatagatatatatgaaAAATTCATTACACACtatatttattttgcatgtCTCATCTCGCTTTCCCCAAAGCGTCGGTGTTTCTAGCTG from Micropterus dolomieu isolate WLL.071019.BEF.003 ecotype Adirondacks linkage group LG03, ASM2129224v1, whole genome shotgun sequence harbors:
- the lsr gene encoding lipolysis-stimulated lipoprotein receptor isoform X1, whose amino-acid sequence is MFWMLIIAALMATESTMAISVQCPTKRYVVILFQPVTLSCSYQTSATQPPVVTWKYKSFCQDPIQAALNPSSAANILAQNNPNYNPNIECADSQRTVRIVASKQGNAVTLGTEYQGRKISVMNEADLNIAQTAWGDSGVYVCSVVSSQDLSGNGEDYTELIVLERKSNTTDLLPGIDLLVMEDWLLVVLVTLGFLLLLILIGICWCQCCPHTCCCYVRCPCCPNRCCCPQALYEAGKAVKKGLPSQYAPTLYAPSMYAQPAYSGQLMGQPGIPMLPQPNGVGYPPPHNGYIREYDGTSSLGQGSQVPLLHDQDAGGDHTRSGYRIQVDPDGNATRAIYYMEKELSKLDPSRPANFNRLDNMTEVSSLHESFDTRGRGVRSQPPALATVYDRDEAMSTISSVSQQGHRHDDYPPRGGGYMGDRVRARSMDDLDDIGRRIGRDNYPPHRRPDEPRGRRGSDDGWSSSARSGNGRDFDDRRRRDYSPDDRRRGDGGGLPGRRSRSRDDLMDLERARRPDVGARGMRDDYDDSILREAMERKKMGEQQRARSRDRLNSESDRSDRGRVSRGPPPLPHNPPSGHPGRRDDFPPPPPPPYSDDESMPSSKKSNLRKNGAVSRESLVV
- the lsr gene encoding lipolysis-stimulated lipoprotein receptor isoform X2 produces the protein MAISVQCPTKRYVVILFQPVTLSCSYQTSATQPPVVTWKYKSFCQDPIQAALNPSSAANILAQNNPNYNPNIECADSQRTVRIVASKQGNAVTLGTEYQGRKISVMNEADLNIAQTAWGDSGVYVCSVVSSQDLSGNGEDYTELIVLERKSNTTDLLPGIDLLVMEDWLLVVLVTLGFLLLLILIGICWCQCCPHTCCCYVRCPCCPNRCCCPQALYEAGKAVKKGLPSQYAPTLYAPSMYAQPAYSGQLMGQPGIPMLPQPNGVGYPPPHNGYIREYDGTSSLGQGSQVPLLHDQDAGGDHTRSGYRIQVDPDGNATRAIYYMEKELSKLDPSRPANFNRLDNMTEVSSLHESFDTRGRGVRSQPPALATVYDRDEAMSTISSVSQQGHRHDDYPPRGGGYMGDRVRARSMDDLDDIGRRIGRDNYPPHRRPDEPRGRRGSDDGWSSSARSGNGRDFDDRRRRDYSPDDRRRGDGGGLPGRRSRSRDDLMDLERARRPDVGARGMRDDYDDSILREAMERKKMGEQQRARSRDRLNSESDRSDRGRVSRGPPPLPHNPPSGHPGRRDDFPPPPPPPYSDDESMPSSKKSNLRKNGAVSRESLVV